From one Panulirus ornatus isolate Po-2019 chromosome 11, ASM3632096v1, whole genome shotgun sequence genomic stretch:
- the LOC139751281 gene encoding uncharacterized protein: protein MLKWLVTRGPTTNPPREVVTDDPLATLKVKGKANTPHQIYAVSRVNPIYHDEETEVREGEEGESQTTQVDQQKAGNLPESPPTDRSSVRSSGYGSKETDSASERSDAHEEEEILGAEVEAALRSTSSPSSRNGPNLTGPNTKGVVTGKVGGEGKGLQSVAQTMVSFEASANSGKDTPAVISIGGKPVATIVTQHPQFVRAIEVGIRRTRSLETFNQQHVAQDSGSSTVPRPIWPRVNSLDGNLQRQSRRNQVQESLASPGSENGQVPNPIDIVKQDLRYVTSIAVTPLRFLSRAKTSNPGYPREMPVSANTSSHLPTASLTRQLELRAGDVGDSSVARYFGGEQPISSYALMSLQPDSLVTEDTLRMMRYSKDDDLEEMDYESPIQVTQKEPSPPLPDFSQIVYTRGVFATLNRAASLSTKDIVKPSYKTRSRSLDISLPSQKACAKKRGLTTVTDLWEKSGLKTNGRKLVVNVNGLLSDRVENREDAALKTSEGSSVEQLRSFRSAMTTNERREARLESDTTNFTNRTSNTFEDFSSLDHKCSSHQSMDTKSSGSYGEVSDDAVIGIDNPAFLDDNGHPRSPSPPPAIQLNGKPILSANKFLDPDKLAEFQKKISEKLQGAPSHRMQWLDLDEIVVEDAADKHERRVKFTADTVNPGSLERRVSNAYQGNRRSPPPGRAFRAFQDDDVEALEGKLLQDVALEPSNLTANDTDYKGIWAISQSYRDRFQEAPPGTVGRGKRQKLWETYYGTAGTMDRTLPRHLAPHPNSQAPFCGPGACHDFTLDLRRSDKLRRRSVARQKRRRCYAIVIVFFALSVFLGVIVAVSLYYTKGEKFFGSM from the exons atGCTCAAGTGGCTGGTGACCAGGggacccaccaccaacccccccaggGAGGTGGTGACCGACGACCCCCTCGCCACCCTCAAAGTCAAGGGCAAGGCTAATACCCCCCACCAGATCTACGCTGTCTCCAG AGTCAACCCAATCTATCATGATGAAGAGACAGAGGTCAGAGAGGGCGAGGAAGGCGAGAGCCAGACAACCCAGGTGGACCAGCAGAAGGCAGGAAACCTACCAGAGTCTCCACCTACTGACCGAAGCTCTGTGCGCTCCTCTGGCTATGGCTCTAAGGAGACTGACTCTGCCTCTGAGAGGTCAGATGCTCATGAAGAAGAGGAGATACTGGGAGCAGAGGTTGAGGCTGCCCTCAGGTCGACCTCATCCCCTTCCTCTCGAAATGGTCCAAACCTGACAGGTCCAAACACGAAAGGAGTAGTAACTGGGAAAGTAGGTGGAGAGGGCAAGGGCTTACAGTCAGTTGCTCAAACTATGGTGTCATTTGAAGCCTCAGCGAACTCAGGCAAAGACACACCTGCTGTGATATCTATTGGAGGCAAACCAGTGGCAACAATTGTCACTCAGCACCCACAGTTTGTCCGTGCCATTGAGGTGGGAATCCGTCGTACCCGCTCCCTAGAGACATTTAATCAGCAGCATGTAGCACAGGATTCTGGTTCATCAACAGTGCCACGACCCATATGGCCACGAGTGAACAGTCTTGACGGTAATCTACAACGACAGTCTAGAAGAAACCAGGTGCAAGAATCGTTGGCCTCACCAGGGTCTGAAAATGGACAAGTTCCAAATCCAATTGACATAGTAAAACAGGATTTGCGGTATGTGACATCCATAGCTGTAACTCCTCTACGATTCCTCTCGCGTGCCAAGACTTCTAACCCTGGGTACCCCAGAGAGATGCCTGTGAGTGCCAATACTTCAAGCCACCTTCCTACTGCTTCCTTAACGAGACAACTGGAGCTACGAGCTGGTGATGTTGGGGACTCTAGTGTTGCAAGGTACTTTGGAGGTGAGCAGCCTATATCCAGCTATGCCCTCATGTCTCTGCAGCCTGATTCACTGGTGACCGAAGACACACTCCGGATGATGAGATATAGTAAAGATGATGATCTTGAGGAGATGGACTATGAGTCACCTATACAGGTGACTCAGAAAGAGCCATCTCCTCCTTTACCAGACTTCAGCCAAATTGTGTACACAAGAGGGGTGTTTGCCACGTTAAACAGAGCTGCCTCACTTAGTACCAAAGACATTGTTAAACCTTCATACAAAACAAGAAGTAGGAGCTTAGACATTTCTTTACCTAGCCAGAAAGCTTGTGCCAAAAAGAGGGGATTAACAACTGTGACAGACTTATGGGAAAAGAGTGGTTTAAAAACTAATGGTAGAAAACTTGTAGTTAATGTTAATGGTTTATTGAGTGATAGGGTAGAAAATCGTGAGGATGCAGCATTAAAGACTTCTGAAGGAAGTAGTGTAGAACAGCTGAGAAGTTTTCGATCAGCAATGACAACTAATGAAAGGCGTGAAGCGCGATTGGAAAGTGACACTACAAACTTTACTAACCGAACCTCTAACACATTTGAAGATTTCAGCAGCTTAGACCACAAGTGTTCTAGTCATCAGTCCATGGATACCAAGTCTTCTGGCAGTTATGGTGAGGTTAGTGATGATGCTGTGATTGGAATTGATAACCCTGCTTTTCTAGATGACAATGGACACCCGAGAAGTCCCAGCCCGCCACCTGCCATCCAACTCAATGGAAAGCCCATTTTGTCTGCCAACAAATTCTTAGATCCGGACAAACTTGCTGAATTtcagaagaaaataagtgaaaaaCTCCAGGGGGCACCTTCGCACCGTATGCAGTGGTTAGACTTGGATGAGATCGTTGTGGAAGATGCTGCAGATAAGCATGAGAGGCGAGTCAAGTTTACTGCTGACACAGTCAACCCAGGCAGTTTAGAACGAAGAGTATCAAATGCTTACCAGGGCAATAGGCGCTCTCCCCCACCAGGCAGAGCATTTAGAGCTTttcaagatgatgatgttgaagcACTGGAAGGAAAGCTGCTTCAGGATGTTGCATTGGAGCCTTCAAACCTAACTGCTAATGATACCGACTACAAAGGGATATGGGCAATTTCTCAAAGCTACCGTGACAGATTCCAG GAGGCACCTCCAGGAACAGTGGGTCGTGGAAAGCGTCAAAAGTTGTGGGAGACCTATTACGGTACAGCGGGTACAATGGACCGGACTCTTCCAAGGCATCTGGCTCCACATCCAAACAGCCAGGCACCCTTCTGTGGT